From a region of the Mauremys mutica isolate MM-2020 ecotype Southern chromosome 12, ASM2049712v1, whole genome shotgun sequence genome:
- the LOC123346889 gene encoding olfactory receptor 6N1-like: protein MFLVIYMATVAGNTLIVVLVVTEQHLHTPMYLFLVNLSYLEICYTSTFLPRLLASLLTGDRTISVSGCITQLYFSGSLAATECYLLAAMSYDRYLAICKPLHYATLMNNRFCLQLVAGSWLNGFLAITIFVLFLSQLIFCGPNEIDHFYCDPIPLIELSCSDTHLSILVDFILACVFTLPPFLLTLTSYVFILDSILIIPSITGRQKVFSTFSSHLTVVTIFYGTIIIVYMLPKRDTLRDLKKVLSLCFTVLTPLVNPLIYSLRNREVKEALSKAVSKCGFHKNMQRL, encoded by the coding sequence AtgttcctagtgatctacatGGCAACCGTGGCTGGGAACACTCTCATTGTGGTGCTTGTTGTGACTGaacagcaccttcacacccccatgtacctGTTCCTGGTTAACTTGTCCTACTTGGAGATCTGCTACACCTCGACCTTCCTCCCCAGGTTACTGGCCAGTCTgctgactggggacagaaccatcTCAGTCAGTGGCTGCATCACACAACTGTATTTCTCAGGCTCTCTGGCAGCTACGGAATGCTATCTCCTAGCAGCAATGTcctatgatcggtatttagcgatatgtAAACCTCTGCACTATGCAACTCTTATGAATAACCGGTTTTGCCTCCAGTTGGTTGCTGGATCATGGTTAAATGGTTTCTTGGCTATTACAATCTTTGTCTTATTCCTATCACAGTTAATATTCTGTGGCccaaatgaaattgaccatttctattgTGATCCCATCCCACTGATAgaactctcctgcagtgacacacaCCTAAGCATATTGGTGGATTTCATACTAGCCTGTGTATTCACCTTGCCTCCATTCCTACTAACCCTGACGTCCTATGTGTTTATCCTTGACAGTATCCTGATAATCCCTTCCATTACCGGGAGACAAAAGGTCTTTTCCACCTTCTCCTCTCACCTCACtgtggtgacaattttctatggAACCATAATCATTGTCTACATGCTTCCAAAACGTGATACACTCAGAGATCTGAAGAAAGTGCTCTCTCTTTGCTTCACGGTCCTAACTCCCCTGGTAAACCCCCTCAtttacagcctgagaaacagagaggtcaaggaagccTTAAGCAAAGCAGTCAGTAAATGTGGCTTTCACAAAAACATGCAGAGACTATGA